From Verrucomicrobia bacterium S94, the proteins below share one genomic window:
- the cas1 gene encoding CRISPR-associated endonuclease Cas1 has product MSGLRRRETPSGTDTSYQQKGAELIMPSLVFNGNRIEARRESRRIILSRTGDDCSTAASVSVPLNDVDRATVVGHPHVSVSVLQKLMREGIPVSFISEKGHWYGTLHPDGDKNAARRLMQYRQQENPAVRLSCAKKVVRAKIRNQRRVLQRLAANRNESKASAHLDAVDTLRQLARTAGQAPDNESLRGIEGTAAARYFQRLGLFFPEAVPFNGRSRRPPRDAANALLSWTYTIVLSEVDAALRLQGLDPCFGWLHEVSAGTPALALDLLEPLRAPVCDLLVLNLLNHGILGPADFHVSAEDGGTYLNETARKKFFVHYESHMQRKFKPAPDAPHTDLRQCITRQVWGVLRLLENPETDEAGIFLMP; this is encoded by the coding sequence ATGTCCGGACTGCGGCGGCGGGAAACGCCGTCTGGAACGGATACGTCATATCAGCAAAAAGGAGCGGAACTGATTATGCCTTCACTGGTCTTTAACGGAAACCGTATCGAAGCACGGCGCGAGAGCCGCCGGATCATTCTGAGCCGGACGGGCGACGACTGCAGCACTGCGGCCAGCGTGTCGGTTCCGCTTAACGATGTCGACCGCGCTACGGTGGTGGGGCACCCGCATGTTTCTGTATCGGTGCTCCAGAAACTGATGCGCGAAGGGATTCCCGTTTCGTTTATATCCGAAAAGGGTCATTGGTACGGCACCCTGCATCCGGATGGCGACAAAAATGCGGCGCGGCGGTTGATGCAGTACCGGCAGCAGGAAAATCCCGCGGTTCGGCTGAGCTGTGCCAAAAAGGTCGTGCGCGCCAAAATTCGGAATCAGCGTCGCGTTCTGCAGCGCCTCGCCGCAAACCGGAACGAATCGAAGGCCTCCGCGCACCTCGACGCGGTCGATACCCTGCGCCAGCTGGCCCGCACAGCGGGACAGGCTCCCGATAATGAATCGCTGCGCGGCATCGAAGGCACTGCCGCCGCGCGTTATTTTCAACGGCTCGGCCTTTTCTTTCCCGAAGCCGTACCCTTCAACGGCCGCTCCCGCCGGCCGCCGCGCGATGCCGCCAACGCGCTGCTCTCCTGGACCTATACCATTGTGCTGAGCGAAGTCGATGCCGCTCTGCGCCTGCAGGGGCTTGATCCCTGTTTCGGGTGGCTGCACGAAGTCTCTGCCGGAACGCCGGCCCTTGCACTGGATCTGCTCGAACCGTTGCGCGCGCCCGTCTGCGACCTGCTTGTGCTCAACCTCCTCAACCATGGAATCCTCGGTCCCGCCGACTTTCATGTAAGTGCCGAAGACGGCGGAACCTACCTGAACGAAACCGCCCGTAAAAAATTCTTCGTCCACTATGAATCCCACATGCAGCGCAAATTCAAACCAGCTCCCGATGCGCCGCATACCGACCTGCGCCAATGCATCACCCGCCAGGTCTGGGGTGTGCTGCGCCTCCTCGAAAATCCGGAAACCGATGAAGCCGGAATCTTCCTTATGCCATGA
- the cas2 gene encoding CRISPR-associated endonuclease Cas2, with translation MLHLVAYDIADAKRLRLVAKTCEDFGVRVEYSVFECDLPPERFEGFWNELNRIINKDEDSLLAYRICGECVKKTRSSGTVVRPEKAMLYIL, from the coding sequence ATGCTCCACCTTGTGGCCTACGACATCGCCGACGCCAAACGCCTCCGACTCGTTGCCAAAACCTGCGAGGATTTCGGGGTGCGCGTGGAATATTCCGTTTTCGAATGCGACCTGCCGCCGGAACGTTTCGAAGGTTTCTGGAACGAACTCAACCGGATTATCAACAAAGATGAGGATTCTCTGCTCGCTTATCGGATCTGTGGCGAATGCGTTAAAAAAACGCGTTCTTCCGGAACCGTCGTCCGTCCGGAAAAGGCCATGCTCTACATTTTATGA
- a CDS encoding sodium:proton symporter — MGIVDIIVFVAFVAAVLFVGLYMSKGEKTHGDEGAADYFLAGRGLTWWLIGFSLIAANISAEQFVGMSGQGAGLYGLSVSSWEWIAAITLVVVAFVLLPYFLRSGITTIPEFLEVRYNHWARLIMTVSMIIILIVASLIGVIYAGALTLKELMFDLGVDLSMAGSCWALGVMAAIYVAIGGLKACAWADLIQGSALIVGGGIIAYFAFDALAASDAASLVASTGAAAEFDAGAGAFERFSALNETAMHMGSNPSMPWGILLLGIWIPNFYYWGLNQYITQRILGSASLGEGQKGLVLAAGLKLLIPFVIVIPGIIAFNLFSADMEERAGDPLAVYEAARTEPSSTQIFKLDAKWVNANPDKAAEVEAYNQSVISRVGQDAVETVDLHLYKYDSALGLLITKLIPKNKGILGFVIAALLGAIVSSLAAVLNAASTLMTMDIYHRYIKPGATQFQLVTFGRILIGIFVLIGCIVAPLLKSDSIFKYIQLIQGYISAGILGVFIYGLINRSGGEWAGVIGIIANPIIYGLLSFFFPEMHFLYWMSYSLIGVLLTLTIYGFIHKRTEKMVFETNTTMDLTSSKPALIWGLVVCAATVALYVIFW, encoded by the coding sequence ATGGGAATAGTTGACATCATTGTGTTTGTGGCCTTTGTGGCGGCGGTGCTGTTTGTCGGGTTATATATGTCCAAGGGGGAAAAGACCCATGGCGATGAGGGGGCGGCGGATTATTTTCTGGCCGGCCGCGGTCTGACCTGGTGGCTGATTGGTTTTTCGCTGATTGCGGCCAATATTTCGGCGGAACAGTTTGTCGGTATGAGCGGACAGGGGGCCGGCCTTTACGGTCTTTCGGTTTCGAGCTGGGAGTGGATTGCTGCGATCACGCTGGTGGTGGTGGCGTTTGTGCTGCTGCCGTATTTCCTTCGTTCCGGGATTACCACGATTCCTGAGTTTCTGGAGGTGCGGTATAATCACTGGGCGCGTCTGATTATGACGGTCTCTATGATTATCATCCTGATTGTGGCCAGTTTGATCGGCGTTATTTATGCGGGGGCGCTGACGTTAAAAGAGCTGATGTTTGATTTGGGTGTTGATCTGTCTATGGCAGGCAGTTGCTGGGCGCTGGGTGTGATGGCGGCAATCTATGTGGCCATCGGCGGACTGAAGGCGTGTGCCTGGGCCGATCTGATTCAGGGGTCCGCATTAATTGTGGGCGGCGGTATTATTGCGTATTTTGCATTTGATGCGCTGGCGGCAAGCGATGCGGCATCTCTGGTGGCTTCCACGGGGGCGGCGGCTGAATTTGATGCGGGGGCCGGTGCGTTTGAGCGGTTTTCCGCGTTGAATGAAACGGCGATGCATATGGGCAGCAATCCGTCGATGCCGTGGGGCATTCTATTGCTGGGGATCTGGATTCCGAACTTTTATTACTGGGGACTCAACCAGTATATCACGCAGCGTATTCTTGGCTCCGCTTCTCTGGGAGAGGGGCAGAAGGGGCTGGTGCTTGCGGCCGGTCTGAAACTGCTGATTCCGTTTGTGATTGTTATTCCGGGCATTATTGCGTTCAACCTGTTCAGTGCGGACATGGAGGAGCGGGCAGGAGATCCTCTGGCGGTTTATGAAGCGGCCAGGACGGAGCCGTCTTCCACTCAGATATTTAAGCTGGATGCCAAGTGGGTCAATGCCAATCCGGATAAGGCGGCGGAGGTTGAGGCGTATAATCAGTCTGTCATCTCCCGTGTGGGTCAGGATGCCGTGGAAACAGTTGATTTGCATCTGTACAAATATGATTCGGCCCTGGGGCTGCTGATTACCAAGCTGATTCCGAAGAATAAGGGTATTCTTGGATTTGTCATTGCGGCGTTGCTCGGGGCGATTGTTTCATCGCTGGCTGCGGTTCTGAACGCGGCTTCGACGCTGATGACGATGGACATCTACCATCGTTATATCAAGCCGGGGGCGACGCAGTTCCAGCTGGTGACATTCGGTCGTATTCTGATCGGAATCTTTGTGCTGATCGGATGTATTGTGGCTCCGTTGCTGAAGAGTGACAGTATCTTTAAGTACATTCAGTTGATTCAGGGCTATATTTCCGCCGGGATTCTCGGTGTATTCATCTATGGGCTGATCAATCGTTCCGGAGGGGAATGGGCGGGTGTTATCGGCATTATTGCCAACCCGATCATTTACGGTCTGCTCAGCTTTTTCTTTCCCGAGATGCACTTCCTCTACTGGATGTCGTATTCGCTGATCGGTGTGCTGCTGACACTGACGATTTACGGTTTTATTCATAAGCGTACTGAAAAGATGGTGTTTGAAACGAATACCACGATGGATCTGACCTCTTCAAAACCGGCGTTGATCTGGGGACTGGTGGTCTGTGCGGCAACCGTCGCGCTCTATGTGATCTTCTGGTAG
- a CDS encoding LbtU family siderophore porin produces the protein MANVKGLVAVAVLAAFAGDRVAEADSAGELRSEDLSVLVDNGLQHLEWGVLFEAEAGYSRTGSDEESDITLATFEFVLDSAVNEWLSGHVGFLWEEDDTDPIDLDEGFIVIGGEAANGFYGQAGKFYLPFGNFETAFISDPLTLELAEINKSSVMAGYAGEWFDVSAGVFKGEEDDVIQCGYAAMNVNLGERAVIGTYILSDMLETDGFAELNETGGTRSAGAGGYVNLFAGPAMINAEVVSALETMDFGAGENMKPYAYNIEASWAFAEKWTAGIKYEGSEHFYTAYDAGLGGLFHKSGAGGVVSCNFHDHAAIGLEYLYMTNKGARDTDLVTVQLALEF, from the coding sequence ATGGCTAACGTCAAGGGGTTGGTAGCGGTTGCGGTATTGGCTGCTTTTGCGGGAGACCGTGTTGCCGAAGCGGATTCTGCGGGAGAATTGCGTTCGGAAGATCTGAGTGTTCTGGTGGATAACGGATTGCAGCATCTGGAATGGGGGGTTCTGTTTGAGGCGGAGGCCGGTTATTCCCGGACGGGTTCGGATGAAGAGAGCGATATTACGCTGGCGACGTTTGAATTTGTGTTGGATTCCGCCGTAAACGAGTGGCTGAGCGGGCACGTCGGGTTTCTGTGGGAGGAAGATGATACGGATCCCATCGATCTGGATGAAGGTTTTATTGTTATCGGCGGCGAGGCGGCGAACGGATTTTATGGACAGGCCGGTAAGTTTTATCTGCCGTTCGGCAATTTCGAGACGGCGTTTATCTCGGATCCGCTGACGCTGGAGCTGGCGGAAATCAATAAAAGTTCGGTGATGGCGGGCTATGCGGGGGAATGGTTTGATGTCAGTGCCGGGGTTTTTAAGGGCGAGGAGGATGATGTGATTCAGTGCGGCTATGCCGCGATGAATGTCAATCTCGGCGAGCGGGCGGTTATTGGTACCTACATTCTTTCCGATATGCTGGAAACGGACGGTTTTGCGGAACTGAATGAAACGGGCGGAACGCGTTCGGCCGGTGCGGGCGGTTATGTGAATCTTTTTGCGGGGCCGGCCATGATCAATGCCGAGGTGGTTTCCGCGCTGGAAACGATGGATTTCGGGGCGGGGGAGAATATGAAGCCTTATGCTTACAATATCGAGGCATCATGGGCATTTGCTGAAAAATGGACGGCCGGAATTAAATATGAAGGCTCGGAACATTTTTATACGGCCTACGATGCGGGACTGGGTGGTCTTTTTCATAAATCCGGTGCGGGCGGGGTTGTATCCTGCAATTTTCACGATCATGCCGCGATCGGCCTGGAATATTTATACATGACGAACAAAGGCGCCCGTGATACCGATCTTGTCACGGTCCAGCTGGCGCTCGAATTTTAG
- a CDS encoding ferrous iron transport protein A, with the protein MKLRELKAEETGVVTGFSSSDAAYRQQLLRMGFTKKASFKVVRKAPLGGPIEVEVRGSHVVLRSDEADVLEVERK; encoded by the coding sequence ATGAAGCTCAGGGAACTTAAAGCAGAAGAGACCGGTGTGGTTACAGGATTCAGTTCATCGGATGCCGCCTATCGACAGCAGCTCCTTCGTATGGGATTTACAAAAAAAGCGTCGTTTAAGGTGGTTCGCAAAGCACCCCTGGGCGGTCCGATTGAGGTCGAGGTTCGCGGGTCGCATGTTGTGCTGCGCAGCGATGAGGCGGATGTTCTGGAGGTGGAAAGAAAATGA
- the feoB gene encoding Fe(2+) transporter permease subunit FeoB produces the protein MSNLQIAIVGNPNCGKTTVFNALTGAKQKVGNWPGVTVERVIGEYTHCNACIEVTDLPGIYSFSALSPDEEVARKHILLDRPEVVVNVIDASNLERNLYLTTQLLEMDVPVVVALNMMDMAKQRGIRIETEHLQKHIGCPVVPIVASRKKGIEELKHAICEISKTQNKPGVRVSYEKDIEKVLRSMEVSLGDVALTKKVSPRWLAIKLLEKDELAWEILGADKALLPDIEDELKKVEKLVGDDSDMIIADGRYGFIHGLARDVTKGSDKARKTFTDMVDRVALNKVLGFPLFFFVMYLVFAITINVGGPFIDFFDGLTGTIFVDGFGVLLEKMALPGWLIAILADGLGGGIQTVSTFIPPIFLIFLCLSFLEDSGYMARAAFVMDHSLRKIGLPGKAFIPMLVGFGCNVPGITATRTLENRKDRILAIMMNPFMSCGARLPVYTLFAAAFFPQNGGVLIFGIYLIGIALAVLTGLLFKKTILRGEVSSFVMELPPYHMPTFSGVMLHTWHRLKSFLIKAGKIILLLVAVLGFLNSMGTDGSFGNSDSKDSLLSAMSRSVTPVFRPMGIQDDNWPATVGLFTGIFAKEAVVGTLDAIYAQIDAKAEAEFAAEVPEAVFDFRGGIMAAFSAIPEGYEGFWDGLKDPLGLSGAVDEVDEADAGSYSTMVGHFGEHGKHAAFAYLLFILIYAPCVAALAAIYREIGLRWMLFAVTYLTLLAWVMATIYFQVATFSVNPAVSAVWLGVCTAICVVFFVGMRLAGKTNDKNERAAAVPAESNG, from the coding sequence ATGAGCAACCTTCAGATCGCAATCGTAGGGAATCCCAACTGCGGGAAAACCACGGTATTCAATGCTCTTACGGGGGCTAAACAGAAAGTCGGTAACTGGCCGGGAGTTACGGTTGAGCGGGTCATCGGTGAGTATACGCACTGCAACGCCTGCATCGAGGTGACCGACCTGCCGGGCATTTATTCTTTTTCCGCGCTTTCGCCGGATGAAGAGGTGGCCCGGAAGCACATTCTGCTGGATCGTCCGGAAGTGGTGGTGAACGTCATCGATGCTTCGAATCTGGAGCGGAACCTTTATCTGACGACGCAGCTGCTTGAGATGGATGTGCCGGTGGTGGTGGCGCTCAATATGATGGATATGGCGAAGCAGCGCGGCATCCGTATTGAGACTGAGCATCTGCAGAAGCATATCGGCTGTCCCGTCGTTCCTATTGTCGCCTCCCGGAAAAAGGGGATTGAAGAGCTGAAACATGCCATCTGCGAAATCAGCAAAACGCAGAACAAACCGGGCGTCCGGGTTTCGTATGAAAAGGATATAGAGAAAGTGCTGCGCAGCATGGAAGTGAGCCTGGGTGATGTTGCACTCACCAAAAAGGTATCCCCGCGCTGGCTGGCGATTAAACTGCTGGAAAAGGATGAACTTGCGTGGGAAATTCTCGGTGCGGACAAGGCGCTGCTTCCGGATATCGAGGATGAGCTGAAAAAGGTTGAAAAACTGGTCGGTGATGATTCCGATATGATTATTGCCGACGGTCGCTACGGGTTCATTCACGGTCTTGCACGGGATGTGACGAAAGGGAGCGATAAAGCCCGGAAAACCTTCACCGATATGGTGGATCGTGTGGCGTTGAATAAAGTGCTCGGGTTTCCGCTGTTCTTTTTCGTCATGTATCTTGTTTTTGCCATCACGATTAATGTCGGCGGTCCGTTCATTGATTTCTTTGACGGTCTGACCGGAACGATCTTTGTGGACGGTTTCGGGGTGCTGCTGGAAAAAATGGCGCTGCCGGGCTGGCTGATTGCCATTCTGGCCGATGGGCTGGGCGGTGGTATTCAGACGGTTTCCACGTTCATTCCGCCGATTTTCCTGATTTTCCTGTGTCTGTCGTTTCTGGAGGATTCCGGCTACATGGCGCGTGCGGCGTTTGTGATGGATCACTCGCTTCGTAAAATCGGTCTTCCAGGCAAAGCATTTATCCCGATGCTGGTCGGTTTCGGCTGCAATGTTCCCGGCATTACGGCCACGCGGACGCTTGAAAACCGCAAGGACCGGATTCTGGCGATTATGATGAATCCGTTTATGTCATGCGGTGCACGGCTTCCGGTATACACCTTGTTTGCGGCGGCGTTTTTTCCGCAGAACGGCGGGGTGCTGATTTTCGGGATCTATCTTATCGGCATTGCGCTGGCGGTGCTCACCGGTCTGTTGTTCAAGAAAACCATTCTGCGCGGCGAAGTTTCCAGTTTTGTGATGGAGCTGCCGCCGTATCATATGCCGACGTTCAGCGGCGTTATGCTGCATACCTGGCACCGGCTGAAATCCTTCCTGATCAAAGCCGGTAAAATTATTCTGCTGCTCGTGGCGGTACTCGGCTTTCTTAATTCCATGGGAACCGACGGCTCCTTCGGGAACAGCGATTCCAAAGACTCCCTGCTCAGTGCCATGAGCCGTTCTGTCACGCCGGTCTTTCGGCCGATGGGTATCCAGGATGACAACTGGCCGGCCACTGTAGGACTCTTTACAGGAATTTTCGCCAAGGAAGCGGTGGTTGGAACGCTCGACGCGATCTATGCCCAGATTGATGCCAAAGCTGAAGCTGAGTTTGCCGCTGAAGTACCGGAGGCCGTATTTGATTTCCGGGGCGGTATCATGGCCGCATTTTCCGCAATTCCCGAAGGGTATGAAGGGTTCTGGGATGGGTTGAAGGACCCGCTGGGACTGAGCGGTGCGGTGGATGAAGTGGATGAAGCCGATGCCGGATCCTATTCAACCATGGTGGGTCATTTTGGTGAGCATGGAAAACATGCCGCCTTTGCCTACCTGCTGTTTATTCTGATTTACGCACCCTGCGTTGCCGCTCTGGCAGCCATTTACCGTGAGATCGGACTGCGCTGGATGCTGTTCGCGGTGACCTATCTCACGCTTCTGGCCTGGGTCATGGCAACCATCTATTTCCAGGTGGCGACCTTTTCGGTGAATCCGGCGGTGTCGGCGGTCTGGCTCGGGGTCTGTACGGCGATTTGCGTTGTTTTCTTTGTCGGGATGCGTTTGGCCGGCAAAACCAACGATAAAAATGAACGCGCAGCCGCTGTGCCGGCTGAGTCCAATGGATAA
- a CDS encoding sugar metabolism transcriptional regulator: MLSGIIKLLNERPGALSVQEISLALEIESSALRPMLELLDAKGRIEKVEIPCGKSCIGGCTESDNMTFYRKCETGNLNKG; the protein is encoded by the coding sequence ATGCTGAGCGGAATCATAAAACTTCTGAACGAGCGCCCCGGGGCGCTTTCCGTTCAGGAAATCAGTCTGGCACTGGAAATCGAGTCCAGTGCACTGCGTCCCATGCTCGAACTGCTGGATGCAAAAGGCAGAATCGAGAAAGTCGAAATTCCGTGCGGAAAATCCTGCATCGGCGGCTGTACCGAATCCGATAACATGACGTTTTACAGGAAATGTGAAACTGGAAACCTGAACAAGGGGTGA
- a CDS encoding DUF2721 domain-containing protein produces the protein MNHLTLTTPALLFSAISLILLAYTNRFLSYANLVRTLHDHYMKNPDELLRGQISNLRKRLYLIRAMQVLGVGSLLLCVLCMFLIYVGWIGTAEIVFGTALLMLIASLGASLHEIQISVRALELHLSDMQ, from the coding sequence ATGAACCATTTGACACTGACCACCCCCGCCCTGCTTTTTTCGGCCATCTCGCTGATTCTGTTGGCCTACACCAACCGCTTTCTTTCCTACGCCAATCTGGTACGGACCCTTCATGACCACTACATGAAAAATCCGGACGAACTGCTGCGCGGCCAGATTTCCAACCTCCGGAAACGGCTCTACCTGATCCGCGCCATGCAGGTGCTCGGCGTCGGCAGTCTGCTGCTGTGCGTACTCTGCATGTTCCTGATTTATGTAGGATGGATCGGTACGGCGGAAATTGTATTCGGTACGGCCCTGCTGATGCTCATTGCCTCGCTGGGAGCTTCACTCCATGAAATCCAGATTTCGGTCCGGGCCCTGGAGCTGCATCTGAGCGATATGCAGTGA
- a CDS encoding U32 family peptidase, protein MPPIANPPITKNPDKSRAANSEYHELIFPYSLPINPSLMGTDHHVELLAPAGSADAAWAALHYGADAVFAGLPRFSARAEAANLTAEQLDELIGYAHAHDRKVYITFNTLVQQHELPDALEALALIHDLNADGVIVQDMGVARMVRRFFPALQLHASTQLAVHNPAGARLLKELGFSRVVLARELSLREIRTITRNCGIETEVFIHGALCYSYSGLCLFSSHLNSRSGNRGKCAYCCRMQFDHEGKAVLPFSMKDFAVGEHFDELQKTGVASLKIEGRMKKAIYVAAVTDFYRKRMDQGLNPAEQQKLLSDIQTIFGRPATDLYLKNPDTDPIDPTTNGHRGSAIGTIASVFKEHGKQWIRFTTNRALMKHDGLKIELGNSRKPFNFFVHEIRFSNDRKKQLLFSVPARSEIDIQLPPDHPFAKPGMPLYCSASQAVRQRYGFEAPRPGMYKQRKPFDAAVELSPSGIRLSAKAGKISAQRMIAEPLSEARKPEKTKEGIRRSFEKTGDTEWVLQSLNVKDLGLFAPASVLNEGRRQLLDQLSKNLKQQKRAEHFQRLEKLVRPPAEPEKEECWSVKVRDLSLLEKLTEQELSRLEVVLENAILSAPAGTEPQPSGIAIPVIQRNHDIQRPAHTFPIEAANLGTLQAFADNPDLTADWPLYTLNSEAAEQWQELGLSKLVLSPEDTAENLKALLAVLGDRAIVPVYQHTPLMISATRPKTAPHLSDRKGRSMKIETNGDQFVLIFEAPFSLTEHLDELRAAGARNFRIDLSYGVNDAEDAAEIIRRTMKGFPMPGSYDGNYRKTL, encoded by the coding sequence ATGCCACCTATCGCGAACCCGCCCATTACGAAAAATCCTGATAAATCCCGGGCAGCGAATTCTGAATACCATGAGTTGATTTTCCCGTATTCGTTGCCCATAAACCCTTCCCTTATGGGAACCGATCATCACGTAGAATTACTGGCCCCCGCCGGCAGTGCCGATGCGGCATGGGCCGCCCTGCACTATGGCGCCGATGCCGTTTTTGCCGGTCTCCCGCGCTTTTCCGCCCGAGCCGAAGCCGCCAACCTGACCGCGGAACAGCTGGATGAGCTGATCGGCTATGCCCACGCCCACGACCGCAAGGTATACATCACCTTCAACACCCTTGTGCAACAGCACGAACTGCCCGATGCGCTCGAAGCACTCGCCCTGATTCACGACCTGAATGCCGACGGTGTGATTGTTCAGGATATGGGTGTAGCACGAATGGTCCGCCGTTTTTTCCCTGCACTGCAGCTTCATGCCAGCACGCAGCTGGCGGTGCATAATCCTGCGGGAGCCAGGCTCCTGAAGGAACTCGGTTTTTCGCGCGTCGTGCTGGCGCGTGAGCTGAGCCTCCGGGAAATTCGAACCATCACCCGGAACTGCGGAATCGAAACCGAGGTGTTTATTCACGGTGCACTCTGCTATTCCTACAGCGGACTCTGCCTCTTTTCCTCGCACCTCAACAGCCGAAGCGGGAATCGCGGAAAATGCGCCTACTGCTGCCGCATGCAATTTGACCATGAGGGCAAAGCCGTCCTGCCCTTTTCGATGAAGGATTTTGCGGTCGGCGAACATTTTGATGAACTGCAGAAAACCGGCGTCGCCTCCCTTAAAATTGAAGGGCGGATGAAGAAGGCCATCTATGTTGCAGCCGTTACCGACTTTTACCGCAAACGGATGGATCAGGGATTAAACCCCGCCGAACAGCAGAAGCTGCTTTCAGATATTCAGACCATTTTCGGCCGTCCGGCTACCGACCTCTATCTTAAAAATCCGGATACAGACCCGATTGATCCAACCACAAACGGTCACCGCGGATCAGCAATCGGAACCATTGCATCCGTATTTAAAGAGCACGGAAAACAGTGGATTCGTTTCACCACCAACCGGGCTCTGATGAAACATGACGGCCTTAAAATCGAACTGGGCAACAGCAGAAAACCCTTCAACTTTTTTGTGCACGAAATCCGCTTTTCCAATGACCGAAAAAAACAGCTTCTGTTCAGCGTGCCGGCCCGGTCCGAAATCGACATTCAGCTGCCGCCGGATCACCCGTTTGCCAAACCCGGTATGCCCCTCTACTGCTCGGCGTCGCAGGCCGTCCGCCAGCGTTACGGATTCGAAGCACCGCGACCCGGAATGTACAAACAGCGCAAACCATTCGATGCGGCTGTCGAGCTGAGCCCAAGCGGCATCCGGCTGTCCGCAAAAGCCGGAAAAATTTCAGCACAGCGGATGATTGCAGAACCGCTGAGCGAAGCGCGGAAGCCTGAAAAGACCAAGGAGGGAATTCGCAGGAGCTTCGAAAAAACGGGCGATACCGAATGGGTCCTCCAATCATTGAACGTTAAAGACCTCGGTCTTTTTGCTCCGGCCTCCGTGCTGAATGAAGGACGCCGGCAGCTCCTGGATCAGCTGAGCAAAAATCTGAAACAGCAGAAACGGGCCGAACATTTCCAGCGATTGGAAAAACTGGTGCGGCCGCCTGCAGAACCGGAAAAAGAAGAATGCTGGTCAGTCAAAGTCCGGGATCTTTCATTATTAGAGAAACTTACCGAACAGGAATTGAGCCGACTGGAAGTTGTGCTGGAAAACGCCATTCTCTCAGCACCGGCAGGAACCGAACCCCAACCTTCAGGAATCGCCATTCCGGTCATTCAACGGAATCACGATATACAGCGCCCGGCACACACTTTCCCCATCGAAGCCGCCAACCTCGGCACACTGCAGGCATTTGCAGACAATCCCGACCTCACTGCCGACTGGCCGCTGTACACGCTGAACTCCGAAGCGGCGGAACAGTGGCAGGAACTCGGACTTTCAAAGCTTGTTTTATCCCCCGAAGATACCGCGGAAAACCTGAAAGCACTGCTGGCGGTGCTCGGTGACCGGGCAATCGTACCGGTTTATCAGCATACACCGCTGATGATTTCAGCCACGCGTCCGAAAACTGCGCCTCATCTTTCCGATCGCAAAGGCCGATCGATGAAAATCGAGACAAACGGAGACCAGTTTGTTCTGATCTTCGAAGCCCCGTTTTCTCTGACTGAACATCTTGACGAACTGCGCGCCGCCGGTGCGCGGAATTTTCGGATTGATCTCTCCTACGGAGTGAATGATGCTGAGGACGCAGCTGAAATTATCCGAAGAACGATGAAGGGATTTCCAATGCCCGGAAGCTATGACGGAAACTACAGGAAAACACTATGA